One segment of Brienomyrus brachyistius isolate T26 unplaced genomic scaffold, BBRACH_0.4 scaffold38, whole genome shotgun sequence DNA contains the following:
- the LOC125722416 gene encoding uncharacterized protein LOC125722416: MAELIEVKECYAMTFRIHRSLNLENMDPEVHEFVEDKFISILVVNFESSSLTMENFQSLALSVPSFYWRLTGEQLDPSLLRIAPARLEVVHHGAETGIQHGNGESPAEENAHYGQGLPSPSSAREASPAAPASTTEDANGLLEAHPLAWGEDEPLSVASEVEPEHGESSSSTFWIPAGPNSTWQQVEIEGQTFLRKLDELSLPQGFWSITDYADDHTMVMSVHVCVHVRSSLRTWNVRREERPPHRPAGTSQRKRKAKPDDNSGSSSPPPRKRPMRDGPVSP, translated from the exons ATGGCAGAGCTAATTGAAGTAAAGGAGTGTTACGCGATGACatttcgaatccatcgctcattgaacctggagaacatggatccagaag ttcatgagtttgtggaggataagttcatctccatTCTGGTCGTGAACTTCGAGAGCAGCTCACTGACAATGGAGAACTTCcagtctctggccctcagtgtcccttcattttattggcgactcactggggagcagttggatcccagtctattgcgCATAGCACCTGCACGGCTGGAAGTAGtacatcatggtgcagagactggtatccagcatgggaatggagagtcaccagctgaggagaatgcccattacggacaggggctgccgtcacccagctctgcaagggaggcttcccctgcagctccagcatccacgactgaggatgctaatggactcctcgaggctcATCCCTTGGCctggggtgaagatgagccctTATCTGTGGCTTCTGAGGTTGAGCCAGAACATGGTGaatcctccagctccaccttctggatcccCGCGGGCCCTAACAGCACgtggcagcaggttgagattgaaggccagacctttctgcgcaagctggatgagctcagcCTTCCTCAGGGATtttggagcatcacggactacgctgatgatcacaccatggtcatgtccgtgcatgtctGCGTGCATGTCCGCAGTTCTCTGCGGACATGGAATGTGAGGCGGGAGGAGAGGCCTCCTCACAGGCCCGctggcaccagtcagaggaagcgtaaggccaagcccgacgacaACAGTGGCTCCAGCTCACCTccgccacgcaagaggcccatgc